The window ttaaagtaccctagggagtctgaaaaatagtaaaaatttaaataaaaaaaaagttaaaataaaaaaattaaaataaaaaacccgaaaaattcaaatcacccccctttccctagaattgatataaatataaataaacagtaaaaatcataaacacattaggtatttccgcgtctgaaaatgcccgatctatcaaaatatgataacgttttttcactgcgtttaaccccgtaacaggaaATTGcgaccaaagttgaaaatggcacttttttgctatttaaaaaaatgtttaaaattctataaaaagtgatcaaaaggttgtacagtcctaaaaatgataacactgtaaacgtcatcaaaatcctcaaaaaacgacaccacccacagctccatacaccaaagtatgaaaaagttattagccccagaagatggcaaaatcccccaaaaaaattttgtacaggaggttttaatttttttaaatgtatgaaaacattataaaacctatacaaatttggtatccacgtaatcggagcgacccaaagaataaagtagacatgtcatttggggtgcacagtgaaatccgtaaaatccaagcccacaagaatacggcacaaatgcgtttttttaccaatttcactgcatttggaattttttttcccggtacacggcatggaatattaaataccaccattttgaagtgtaatttgttacgcagaaaataagccatcacacagctctgtacatggaaaaataaaaaagttacagatttttgaatgtggggagtgaaaaatgaaaacgcaaaatcgaaaaagggccgcggcgggaaggggttaaagatgaagTATTTTAGACATATCTTTCTTCATATTGTATATAGCTCCAATAGGATGTGCTGGTGCTTTGAATACTTTTTggaattttctattttttcttatttAGTGATACTCTACCCAACAGCACAGCTTTTAGAAATCATCTGCAGGTGGGAAGTGTTTGCTGAGTAGCCCCAACTATTTCTATTTTTGCATCTATTTAATGTAGTTGCAATAAATCACACACAGTTAATAAACACAGTAAAGCAATaacatcaattttttttaataaaaagtaaaaaaaacctttaattgtCTTTGACAGATATTCTATTACCCTTTCAATCattataaattaatataaattataaattaatTATCCATTTTCTGAAAATGGAAATGAGACATTTGATATAGCATTGTACAAACAAGCAAAATGCTTGTATATTCAACTTTTTACATGATTTTTTTCACTTGTTTTTCTGTTATGGTGGATTCCATAGTAATATTTCTGTTTAAACTTTAGGAGAGGTAGTTTAACCATCAGGCCCCATTCATGGCACCTTGCAAAGTTGTCCGAAGTACATCCAGATGTTGCAAGTATGCACTATCCATCCGAAGCATTCAGTATATCCTGGCACTCCAGCAGCAAAATCAGGTAAGATTTTTGCTAGCCCCcaaaaatacatttgcataatAAATTAGGACTAATTTTAAAGCACTGTTGATTTTTGTTACAGTGAACATCCCCTACAGTGGAATATTCTATCAAGGCACTGCAGCACAGATAATAGGAGCTCAATAGGTAGCATGGAAAGTCTTGATCAGCCTGGACAGAGTTATTACGAAGGAATGCTTTCACCACTTGAGCCAGGCATGTACCAAAATAAAAGGGATTCTGCATATAGTTCCTACTCTACAAGCTCTAACATCTCTGATTATAGCTTAAACAAACAAGAAGATGGTCGGTATATTCAAACAGTACAGTGTGCTTTGGACACACAAGTAGAGAATTCTACTCACTTGGATAAAGACCATTATCAAAAATCTTTCATATTACCTTATAGTACACAAAATTTGGAAAGTAAAAACTTTCCACCTCAACCACCTATACGCAGAGATAGTTTAAGGGAGCCTAAAAATCAGTTTTTCCAAAGAGAAAGAAGGGCTTCAGTTCCAAGTGACTTATTTCATATGCCTGGTGAGTTTAACACTTTAGAAAAAACATTTTGCAGCTGCGAAAATATAAATAAGGAGATAGACCAATATTATATGCTGAGCTCCCAGACTGACAAGgactataaaataaaaacatttgctATAAATGATGAAAGGAAAACAAATCATTGGACTAAATTAAAAAGAAAGTGCTCTGCAAATTATACAAAGGCATTTAATTGCAAAAATATTGAAGAGGTCCCATGTAACACTGATCACATGACAATAGAATCAGTAAAAAAGTCAGATTTGGAAGACTTGAAGCAAAGTGAAACAAATATATCCAGTGAGGAAGCCAGTAAAACCAAGAATCTACAGTTGGCAGTCACTGAAAACTGCAACTATCTGAGAGATAAATTCAAAGAAGAAAGTAAAGAAAATGAGAAAAGATACAAGTGCAATGAACACTTTGAAATTTCATATCAAAGCACTGGGCAGTCCTCAAATTCTACTAGTCTACTGTGTTCCTCCTCAGACACAATAGTAAGAATACCAAATGTGGCAAATACGCTAAGTTCTCAGTCAAATAATGATGTAGATGAACAAAACTTACATTGCAGTATTAATACATTAACTCATGGTGTATCTCAGGATGAAACTGTGGGCCCAATTAAAAAACCTGTCTCATCGCATCAAAGCTCAGCACAGATGCGAAGAAAAAGTGGCCGCTTTGCTACAAACCTAAGAAATGAGATACAGAGACGAAAAGCTCAGCTTCAGAAGAGTAAAGATTCTATAAATATGCTTTCTGCTGAAGAGTCTATTAAGGAGAAATCCACTTCATTTGAAAGTCATTCAGAGTTAGTTCCTCCTCAACCGCCACCTAAAAACAAAATACTTATTTTAGAAAACAAAAGAGATAGTGGGGAAAAGTGGAAAAGCTCCAAAGATCATAaacatgaagtaaaaaaaaatggggatGTCATTGATCAGGATAAAGAAATTCACATTCTTGAAAAAGGTCTACCAATTAAAAAGGCTTTGCAAAAAGATGATGAGCTGTTAACgccttcacaaaacaaaaccagTAATGAAAAATTTAGGTTAAATGCATCAAACACACATCACCAAGAATCTTACTTTcaaaataaaaatcaaattaATCATCAAAAGAACACTGAACAGAGATTTTCTTACTCAACAAGGAATTATCAAGAAGTTGCATGCATGCCACCAAAGCATGATAACCTCCAGAATCAATGGGTACCGGTTTTGACCAGTAAGCCTAGTAGTCATAATATATGGAAAGATGAAGATGAAATTAGCAATGGCTTCATGAAAATTATTGTAGAATATAAAGATTCTTTAGGTTTGGAGCAAAAATCTGAAGTTTGCTGCAATGCTGATGCATTAAAAAACAAATGTGATGATCAGCTGCCAACTGAAAATCTTGATAAGCATACCCATGGCGACAATGCCTGTTATATGGATGATTATTTTTCTGATTCTGAAAGAAAGTGGAACCTGACACAGTTTAGCAGTGAACTACCTGTAAATGAAAGGGAAGTGACATACAGAACAAATTTGGGACAAGATAAATTGGCTCTTGAAATGAGAAAatcaaatgattttattttaacaGAAAAGATAAGGTCTCCACAGCGATTTTTAGAATTTCAAAACCATGTTTCTCTACATGAACCAAATGATGATAATAAATGGACTTTGTATACTGAGCATAAACAGCAGCCTCTTACTAATTCCACAAGGAGAGCTGAAGACCAACTAAATGAAATTATTGTGGAAAAAATCAGTCCTCCAATAACTAGAATGATTGATGAAAATATGCTTATGCCATTTTCAGACCGTAAAAAGTTTTTTGAAGATGTAAGCAAAAGATCCATGTTATCTGGTACTAGGCTTGAGAAACAAATTAAGACCTTTTGTCCAGGTTTGCCTGATACTCCTCTCACTCAGACAATAGTTACAGATCCAAGAAGGCATTCAGATACACGTACACATGATGCTGCTCCTCCTAAAAGACAAGACAGTGGTTTACCTTATTATGATTTGTGTTTGAACCCTATGGTAGACCCTAAAATGAGCTTCTATGAAGACAAACCTTCCACATTTACATGTGAATTCAGAGCATGTGTATGTTGTTCTAATGAATTATGTCCAGCAttgcttaaaagaaacctacctgcAAGTCATCACAGTTATCACTGCcaacaccatcatcatcatcgatTGACAAATTGTGCCGATTACCTGTGTCCTTCTTTATGTAATATTTTGGAGGAAGGTAGCTCTCCTTACGTTGACCAATGGCATATGACAAAGCCCCTGTCACAGGTGagaaattttaatttaattttgatGTTTTTACTTAACCACGggttaagataaaaaaaagttatgaactGTTTTAAAAGTGGGGAATATTGCAGCAGAAATGCCTAGGGCACATTCCTTAGGCAAACTCatccttaaagcataactgtaaagctgCTGACAAAAAATAGTAGTAGCACATAATTTATCATGATGCTggtttcttcctatcctgagttATGTGACCTGTTTCTTATTAAATCAgattcagcttttcctgaagtgacATCAGCTCAGGACACTAAAGCCAGAAacagacagcatgtttgtaattggccaatcTGAAGCATGTGCTCAGTCACATGCTTGAAACACCCTTTGCCAGAACACTAAGGACTTACAAATCATGCAGGACAGGATGTTtttgtaattggacgacc is drawn from Engystomops pustulosus chromosome 9, aEngPut4.maternal, whole genome shotgun sequence and contains these coding sequences:
- the LOC140077151 gene encoding protein Shroom4-like isoform X3, giving the protein MDFQAADGILEPLQYIHVQLHGGAPWGFTLEGGLEHGGPLIISKIEHGGKAAACEKIKVADEPVNINGTPLHGSRQEALILIKGSYKTLKMIVRRRGSLTIRPHSWHLAKLSEVHPDVASMHYPSEAFSISWHSSSKISEHPLQWNILSRHCSTDNRSSIGSMESLDQPGQSYYEGMLSPLEPGMYQNKRDSAYSSYSTSSNISDYSLNKQEDGRYIQTVQCALDTQVENSTHLDKDHYQKSFILPYSTQNLESKNFPPQPPIRRDSLREPKNQFFQRERRASVPSDLFHMPGEFNTLEKTFCSCENINKEIDQYYMLSSQTDKDYKIKTFAINDERKTNHWTKLKRKCSANYTKAFNCKNIEEVPCNTDHMTIESVKKSDLEDLKQSETNISSEEASKTKNLQLAVTENCNYLRDKFKEESKENEKRYKCNEHFEISYQSTGQSSNSTSLLCSSSDTIVRIPNVANTLSSQSNNDVDEQNLHCSINTLTHGVSQDETVGPIKKPVSSHQSSAQMRRKSGRFATNLRNEIQRRKAQLQKSKDSINMLSAEESIKEKSTSFESHSELVPPQPPPKNKILILENKRDSGEKWKSSKDHKHEVKKNGDVIDQDKEIHILEKGLPIKKALQKDDELLTPSQNKTSNEKFRLNASNTHHQESYFQNKNQINHQKNTEQRFSYSTRNYQEVACMPPKHDNLQNQWVPVLTSKPSSHNIWKDEDEISNGFMKIIVEYKDSLGLEQKSEVCCNADALKNKCDDQLPTENLDKHTHGDNACYMDDYFSDSERKWNLTQFSSELPVNEREVTYRTNLGQDKLALEMRKSNDFILTEKIRSPQRFLEFQNHVSLHEPNDDNKWTLYTEHKQQPLTNSTRRAEDQLNEIIVEKISPPITRMIDENMLMPFSDRKKFFEDVSKRSMLSGTRLEKQIKTFCPGLPDTPLTQTIVTDPRRHSDTRTHDAAPPKRQDSGLPYYDLCLNPMVDPKMSFYEDKPSTFTCEFRACVCCSNELCPALLKRNLPASHHSYHCQHHHHHRLTNCADYLCPSLCNILEEGSSPYVDQWHMTKPLSQDIPLKKWNRHVDINRKCSQSVSDLHHFISGHQHPGLFNPCCDDNDHKWSQGCKRITSYKLTHENLIRPPNFASFQDGHRESSFSRNRAYSMSHLNLEYLALQNKVKSSPDKFQEKESSAQPKKQGPPRPPPPNWEKYKEYKASKQIPKSRLYYNARSVSESDRDINEIRQSSHSLPGERTSANAGCKNFSPAVNEFNNVKEQPEVKSAFQVSLEYSSAVSPNQIASMRSISTDPDGYDNIDPLYYSESITMDPLSTSVHEEHCSFALEDSFEGRNRNSEDDWSTDRESEISIPERCDNFQTTTSDTYYNTSAAKPDLLKRMKEINDSEKKTVSLTEAEQEENELAFKKLNLLEKRKQLTVQLEDAKELKEHVTRREQIVLEIISKYLSNEQLQDYHHYVKMTSALIMEQRELEDKIRLGEEQLRCLRESL
- the LOC140077151 gene encoding protein Shroom4-like isoform X2, producing MDFQAADGILEPLQYIHVQLHGGAPWGFTLEGGLEHGGPLIISKIEHGGKAAACEKIKVADEPVNINGTPLHGSRQEALILIKGSYKTLKMIVRRRGSLTIRPHSWHLAKLSEVHPDVASMHYPSEAFSISWHSSSKISEHPLQWNILSRHCSTDNRSSIGSMESLDQPGQSYYEGMLSPLEPGMYQNKRDSAYSSYSTSSNISDYSLNKQEDGRYIQTVQCALDTQVENSTHLDKDHYQKSFILPYSTQNLESKNFPPQPPIRRDSLREPKNQFFQRERRASVPSDLFHMPGEFNTLEKTFCSCENINKEIDQYYMLSSQTDKDYKIKTFAINDERKTNHWTKLKRKCSANYTKAFNCKNIEEVPCNTDHMTIESVKKSDLEDLKQSETNISSEEASKTKNLQLAVTENCNYLRDKFKEESKENEKRYKCNEHFEISYQSTGQSSNSTSLLCSSSDTIVRIPNVANTLSSQSNNDVDEQNLHCSINTLTHGVSQDETVGPIKKPVSSHQSSAQMRRKSGRFATNLRNEIQRRKAQLQKSKDSINMLSAEESIKEKSTSFESHSELVPPQPPPKNKILILENKRDSGEKWKSSKDHKHEVKKNGDVIDQDKEIHILEKGLPIKKALQKDDELLTPSQNKTSNEKFRLNASNTHHQESYFQNKNQINHQKNTEQRFSYSTRNYQEVACMPPKHDNLQNQWVPVLTSKPSSHNIWKDEDEISNGFMKIIVEYKDSLGLEQKSEVCCNADALKNKCDDQLPTENLDKHTHGDNACYMDDYFSDSERKWNLTQFSSELPVNEREVTYRTNLGQDKLALEMRKSNDFILTEKIRSPQRFLEFQNHVSLHEPNDDNKWTLYTEHKQQPLTNSTRRAEDQLNEIIVEKISPPITRMIDENMLMPFSDRKKFFEDVSKRSMLSGTRLEKQIKTFCPGLPDTPLTQTIVTDPRRHSDTRTHDAAPPKRQDSGLPYYDLCLNPMVDPKMSFYEDKPSTFTCEFRACVCCSNELCPALLKRNLPASHHSYHCQHHHHHRLTNCADYLCPSLCNILEEGSSPYVDQWHMTKPLSQDIPLKKWNRHVDINRKCSQSVSDLHHFISGHQHPGLFNPCCDDNDHKWSQGCKRITSYKLTHENLIRPPNFASFQDGHRESSFSRNRAYSMSHLNLEYLALQNKVKSSPDKFQEKESSAQPKKQGPPRPPPPNWEKYKEYKASKQIPKSRLYYNARSVSESDRDINEIRQSSHSLPGERTSANAGCKNFSPAVNEFNNVKEQPEVKSAFQVSLEYSSAVSPNQIASICDNFQTTTSDTYYNTSAAKPDLLKRMKEINDSEKKTVSLTEAEQEENELAFKKVQLIESISRKLSVLQEAQLELQEDFNANASLGCELEKLLKSVCKPNEFDKFRIFIGDMDKVVILLLSLSGRMSRVESALNCKDPEPTAEEKLNLLEKRKQLTVQLEDAKELKEHVTRREQIVLEIISKYLSNEQLQDYHHYVKMTSALIMEQRELEDKIRLGEEQLRCLRESL
- the LOC140077151 gene encoding uncharacterized protein isoform X5, translated to MDFQAADGILEPLQYIHVQLHGGAPWGFTLEGGLEHGGPLIISKIEHGGKAAACEKIKVADEPVNINGTPLHGSRQEALILIKGSYKTLKMIVRRRGSLTIRPHSWHLAKLSEVHPDVASMHYPSEAFSISWHSSSKISEHPLQWNILSRHCSTDNRSSIGSMESLDQPGQSYYEGMLSPLEPGMYQNKRDSAYSSYSTSSNISDYSLNKQEDGRYIQTVQCALDTQVENSTHLDKDHYQKSFILPYSTQNLESKNFPPQPPIRRDSLREPKNQFFQRERRASVPSDLFHMPGEFNTLEKTFCSCENINKEIDQYYMLSSQTDKDYKIKTFAINDERKTNHWTKLKRKCSANYTKAFNCKNIEEVPCNTDHMTIESVKKSDLEDLKQSETNISSEEASKTKNLQLAVTENCNYLRDKFKEESKENEKRYKCNEHFEISYQSTGQSSNSTSLLCSSSDTIVRIPNVANTLSSQSNNDVDEQNLHCSINTLTHGVSQDETVGPIKKPVSSHQSSAQMRRKSGRFATNLRNEIQRRKAQLQKSKDSINMLSAEESIKEKSTSFESHSELVPPQPPPKNKILILENKRDSGEKWKSSKDHKHEVKKNGDVIDQDKEIHILEKGLPIKKALQKDDELLTPSQNKTSNEKFRLNASNTHHQESYFQNKNQINHQKNTEQRFSYSTRNYQEVACMPPKHDNLQNQWVPVLTSKPSSHNIWKDEDEISNGFMKIIVEYKDSLGLEQKSEVCCNADALKNKCDDQLPTENLDKHTHGDNACYMDDYFSDSERKWNLTQFSSELPVNEREVTYRTNLGQDKLALEMRKSNDFILTEKIRSPQRFLEFQNHVSLHEPNDDNKWTLYTEHKQQPLTNSTRRAEDQLNEIIVEKISPPITRMIDENMLMPFSDRKKFFEDVSKRSMLSGTRLEKQIKTFCPGLPDTPLTQTIVTDPRRHSDTRTHDAAPPKRQDSGLPYYDLCLNPMVDPKMSFYEDKPSTFTCEFRACVCCSNELCPALLKRNLPASHHSYHCQHHHHHRLTNCADYLCPSLCNILEEGSSPYVDQWHMTKPLSQDIPLKKWNRHVDINRKCSQSVSDLHHFISGHQHPGLFNPCCDDNDHKWSQGCKRITSYKLTHENLIRPPNFASFQDGHRESSFSRNRAYSMSHLNLEYLALQNKVKSSPDKFQEKESSAQPKKQGPPRPPPPNWEKYKEYKASKQIPKSRLYYNARSVSESDRDINEIRQSSHSLPGERTSANAGCKNFSPAVNEFNNVKEQPEVKSAFQVSLEYSSAVSPNQIASM
- the LOC140077151 gene encoding protein Shroom4-like isoform X1, whose protein sequence is MDFQAADGILEPLQYIHVQLHGGAPWGFTLEGGLEHGGPLIISKIEHGGKAAACEKIKVADEPVNINGTPLHGSRQEALILIKGSYKTLKMIVRRRGSLTIRPHSWHLAKLSEVHPDVASMHYPSEAFSISWHSSSKISEHPLQWNILSRHCSTDNRSSIGSMESLDQPGQSYYEGMLSPLEPGMYQNKRDSAYSSYSTSSNISDYSLNKQEDGRYIQTVQCALDTQVENSTHLDKDHYQKSFILPYSTQNLESKNFPPQPPIRRDSLREPKNQFFQRERRASVPSDLFHMPGEFNTLEKTFCSCENINKEIDQYYMLSSQTDKDYKIKTFAINDERKTNHWTKLKRKCSANYTKAFNCKNIEEVPCNTDHMTIESVKKSDLEDLKQSETNISSEEASKTKNLQLAVTENCNYLRDKFKEESKENEKRYKCNEHFEISYQSTGQSSNSTSLLCSSSDTIVRIPNVANTLSSQSNNDVDEQNLHCSINTLTHGVSQDETVGPIKKPVSSHQSSAQMRRKSGRFATNLRNEIQRRKAQLQKSKDSINMLSAEESIKEKSTSFESHSELVPPQPPPKNKILILENKRDSGEKWKSSKDHKHEVKKNGDVIDQDKEIHILEKGLPIKKALQKDDELLTPSQNKTSNEKFRLNASNTHHQESYFQNKNQINHQKNTEQRFSYSTRNYQEVACMPPKHDNLQNQWVPVLTSKPSSHNIWKDEDEISNGFMKIIVEYKDSLGLEQKSEVCCNADALKNKCDDQLPTENLDKHTHGDNACYMDDYFSDSERKWNLTQFSSELPVNEREVTYRTNLGQDKLALEMRKSNDFILTEKIRSPQRFLEFQNHVSLHEPNDDNKWTLYTEHKQQPLTNSTRRAEDQLNEIIVEKISPPITRMIDENMLMPFSDRKKFFEDVSKRSMLSGTRLEKQIKTFCPGLPDTPLTQTIVTDPRRHSDTRTHDAAPPKRQDSGLPYYDLCLNPMVDPKMSFYEDKPSTFTCEFRACVCCSNELCPALLKRNLPASHHSYHCQHHHHHRLTNCADYLCPSLCNILEEGSSPYVDQWHMTKPLSQDIPLKKWNRHVDINRKCSQSVSDLHHFISGHQHPGLFNPCCDDNDHKWSQGCKRITSYKLTHENLIRPPNFASFQDGHRESSFSRNRAYSMSHLNLEYLALQNKVKSSPDKFQEKESSAQPKKQGPPRPPPPNWEKYKEYKASKQIPKSRLYYNARSVSESDRDINEIRQSSHSLPGERTSANAGCKNFSPAVNEFNNVKEQPEVKSAFQVSLEYSSAVSPNQIASMRSISTDPDGYDNIDPLYYSESITMDPLSTSVHEEHCSFALEDSFEGRNRNSEDDWSTDRESEISIPERCDNFQTTTSDTYYNTSAAKPDLLKRMKEINDSEKKTVSLTEAEQEENELAFKKVQLIESISRKLSVLQEAQLELQEDFNANASLGCELEKLLKSVCKPNEFDKFRIFIGDMDKVVILLLSLSGRMSRVESALNCKDPEPTAEEKLNLLEKRKQLTVQLEDAKELKEHVTRREQIVLEIISKYLSNEQLQDYHHYVKMTSALIMEQRELEDKIRLGEEQLRCLRESL
- the LOC140077151 gene encoding protein Shroom4-like isoform X4, translated to MHYPSEAFSISWHSSSKISEHPLQWNILSRHCSTDNRSSIGSMESLDQPGQSYYEGMLSPLEPGMYQNKRDSAYSSYSTSSNISDYSLNKQEDGRYIQTVQCALDTQVENSTHLDKDHYQKSFILPYSTQNLESKNFPPQPPIRRDSLREPKNQFFQRERRASVPSDLFHMPGEFNTLEKTFCSCENINKEIDQYYMLSSQTDKDYKIKTFAINDERKTNHWTKLKRKCSANYTKAFNCKNIEEVPCNTDHMTIESVKKSDLEDLKQSETNISSEEASKTKNLQLAVTENCNYLRDKFKEESKENEKRYKCNEHFEISYQSTGQSSNSTSLLCSSSDTIVRIPNVANTLSSQSNNDVDEQNLHCSINTLTHGVSQDETVGPIKKPVSSHQSSAQMRRKSGRFATNLRNEIQRRKAQLQKSKDSINMLSAEESIKEKSTSFESHSELVPPQPPPKNKILILENKRDSGEKWKSSKDHKHEVKKNGDVIDQDKEIHILEKGLPIKKALQKDDELLTPSQNKTSNEKFRLNASNTHHQESYFQNKNQINHQKNTEQRFSYSTRNYQEVACMPPKHDNLQNQWVPVLTSKPSSHNIWKDEDEISNGFMKIIVEYKDSLGLEQKSEVCCNADALKNKCDDQLPTENLDKHTHGDNACYMDDYFSDSERKWNLTQFSSELPVNEREVTYRTNLGQDKLALEMRKSNDFILTEKIRSPQRFLEFQNHVSLHEPNDDNKWTLYTEHKQQPLTNSTRRAEDQLNEIIVEKISPPITRMIDENMLMPFSDRKKFFEDVSKRSMLSGTRLEKQIKTFCPGLPDTPLTQTIVTDPRRHSDTRTHDAAPPKRQDSGLPYYDLCLNPMVDPKMSFYEDKPSTFTCEFRACVCCSNELCPALLKRNLPASHHSYHCQHHHHHRLTNCADYLCPSLCNILEEGSSPYVDQWHMTKPLSQDIPLKKWNRHVDINRKCSQSVSDLHHFISGHQHPGLFNPCCDDNDHKWSQGCKRITSYKLTHENLIRPPNFASFQDGHRESSFSRNRAYSMSHLNLEYLALQNKVKSSPDKFQEKESSAQPKKQGPPRPPPPNWEKYKEYKASKQIPKSRLYYNARSVSESDRDINEIRQSSHSLPGERTSANAGCKNFSPAVNEFNNVKEQPEVKSAFQVSLEYSSAVSPNQIASMRSISTDPDGYDNIDPLYYSESITMDPLSTSVHEEHCSFALEDSFEGRNRNSEDDWSTDRESEISIPERCDNFQTTTSDTYYNTSAAKPDLLKRMKEINDSEKKTVSLTEAEQEENELAFKKVQLIESISRKLSVLQEAQLELQEDFNANASLGCELEKLLKSVCKPNEFDKFRIFIGDMDKVVILLLSLSGRMSRVESALNCKDPEPTAEEKLNLLEKRKQLTVQLEDAKELKEHVTRREQIVLEIISKYLSNEQLQDYHHYVKMTSALIMEQRELEDKIRLGEEQLRCLRESL